A region of the Chroicocephalus ridibundus chromosome 1, bChrRid1.1, whole genome shotgun sequence genome:
TTGCTGCAAtctcacttcatttatttttgtctttcctcttttgttGTAGTGTAGTCTTTAGTACATGAACCCAGGCTTGTTCCTCCTCTGTACAGCTTGATATATAAGTCTACAAATGCTCCAAGATCcttcaaggcagaaaacattatACAAATAACCTGTTAAGTGACTCGATGTTTATATGACTTTGtgcttgttttctgcatttcaagaaGTATTTATGCACTCCTGTGCCTACTTTGTTCAAGGAGGTTTATGTGCTCAGCTGCTTGGTTCTATCCCCTCTGTGCCTTTCTAAGTGTTATGTGGAGCTCAGTTACTGCAGAAATTCAAATGTGCTTTCTTTCCACCAAAAGAAGGTGATATAACATACAAACACAATAACACCCACAGTGGTTACATGCTGAGAAACTTTCTGCTGGTACTCCTTGATTCATGAAAGTGCATGGCGTGTCAGAGCTGTTGACTGATTTGAAGAACAGAGGTCCTTCTTGACACTTGCAGTCAATATTCCATGATTTGGCAAATCTCACATCCAACTTTACTcagcaaggcaaaaaaattatttcaggtgATCAGCCAGCCAATTGCAAATCTTATTCTAAATACTGGAAAGGGCACCCTTCCTCCTGTGCTCTACCCAAGCTGCGTTCAGCATCCCACACATATGACTCACTGCTAggccttgggcaagtcacttcatctttttctctctcagactCCTCGTCTTTAGAACAGGGTAATAATACTTTCAGCAGTGTTGGGAGCATTAATTAGCTAATGCCCACACAGGACTCCAGACAGATCAGGCAATAGACGAATGCAAAATAGTAGTATCATCAGTTACTGTTAGTCAGAATTTGTACTGCCACTGCTGTATTTTAGTGGGGAAAATAGGAACCAGGTTCAAAAGGTAAGAGTTATATTCAGAGAACTGGTTTTTGAAAGAAATCTGCATTCATATAATGACTCGTTCCTGCATGCTGATTTCTATAGCCTATCAATATTTAAGCTGTCAGTGAGGTTTATAATAATAGGACATAGCTCTTTGTGGGATCTGAGGCTGTGCTAGCATTAGCCAAATCCTCATGATTCTTCTGCTCTGCAGATGGGCAAAGAATGAGGCAAAGGTGAATTGACTTGCCCAAAACATGACAGGGAATAGTGTTAGAACTGTGAGAACACTTGGGACTATCTGACGCCCAACCCTGGATTTATTACTGCAGATCACAATACCTTTTAGCTTTTCATTGTTAAAGAATTCTTACAGAAACAGATGGTGGAATGAAGAAAATGGTCTAAATTCGTGTGTCAGAGCAACAAGATAATTTTTTCTAAACTAATACTGATAGTCaatgcttttgggttttgttgtgggtttttttcatattaggCAGTACTTATACCTGTTTGCCAATTCATCCTCACACAGCCAGGACCCATGAGCAGAATAACACTCAGTCCAACGTGCAAATATGTTCTTATAGCATGTGCAGGCACACATCTGTTGTAGAAAATCATGTAACCTTAaatctgtgttttctctgttcctgGTGgtgctttgttttattacttGTAGGTTTGCTGGCCAAAGGGTAGGAGACGGGAGGTTTGGGGAGAGGTATTATCTTTTTCTAACTAATTCTGTTCATTTTGTGAAAggttcttccttcctcttcttcagaaATTCTTCTTTGCTGAAAGTAGAGATTCTCATCCTACTCCTTTTGTTCAAAGAAAGTTCTGTGTTTTTTCACTCTCTGTTGAACAGTGAGGAATATGGGTGGACACTGTAACTGTTTGGGGTTCGTAGCAAAATGATAAAGGTTGGGGTCCTCCTTTTGTTATAACAGACAGAAAACATCTATGTTTTGAGCAATAGAACtgcttcctcctttcttctgtaaTAATTAAATTTTCCAGTCTTCTAATTTGCCCAGTTTTGTCAAGTCATGTGTTGTTGGGATCAGAACACAAGCGCAAAAAGAACCTAATATAGATCTGTCTCATACATTACCCTCCAAGTAACTGTGTCCTTTGCATTGCACAGGTGTTGCAAAATTCCTTGGTTTTGCGGTCCTGCTAACATAGTCTGGAGAAGAGCCACGAGTGCCGTGGAACAGGGATCAGAATTCAGGGAGCACAGACGTGACTCAGAGCTTCCTCTGATTCATTCCCCTGAACTGGGCTGGGCCTTCTGAGCTACAGCACAGGACTGGGGATGGAGGATTATTTGATTTTTGAAAGCACTGTCTTGCCAGTAGGCTAAGCTGAATAGCTGAAGCCAGCAGGCAGGCTTACAAAGATGCTGACCTATCGGACAGGGCTGTAAACTGATGGAGGGGAGTAACTCGCATAGACGGGACGACAACAGATCTTACAGCActatgctttcttttctgcagccctTATGATTTCTGGTGGCTGATACAAAATGAGCTGTAGCCCCAGAAGTAGTGAGATAATGTGAGTGACATGTTAAGGCTTGGAGCTGGCAATTATCTAATTCTCTGCCCTATTTATtgtgacattttctcttttcacttcTCTGTTAGAATATCCGCATACGTTCTGTGACAGGAGTTGGGTTCTACATGCCAGCAGGGAAGATCAGAGGCACACTGGCATCCCGATTCCTGATGGTGGATGGTGAAAAAGTGGCCACTGGATCGTACAGGTGGGTTGCTGTTGCTTAAGACAAAGACATATTCTTTGTGTAAAGAATGGCTTGTGGCTTTGCTTGAAAGTCTTCTTCCCATGTTATTCCCTTTCTTATCCTAGCCTCTCTAGTCTGTTTGGCATCTGTAGAAATAGGGGTGGGATGACAGAGAATGTGGCATAAAGCAAAAGCCGTTCCTTGGAGAACGGAACATACCCATGCTAGCAGACCATTTCAGTGGGCTAGAGATAGTTCCACACTGCATCAGGTGGTGGCCTGCAAGGACTCCCCACCAGCCACTGTGCTCCATTCTCTTTAGTGAGTTCTTCAGTCTGAAGGTTCCTCCTGTTCGTGCAGTGATGCTTTTATAAAATGGTAAACTGTCCTTCAGAGTTTTAGGGCCTTTTCTTCCAGATCTGGTCTGCTTGCCTAATGAAGAACAATAATGAAGCGCTTCATGTATCTATCCTGACCCATCTTGGCAAGGACATATGGGCAAATGGTGCAATGCTACATATTCCCATGTAGTATCTTAGAGATTGTTAGGTGGGCTGGGTCAAGTATGCACCCAAAAATCTAATGTCGGTTCTGTTTCCTACTCTTAGCTTCACATGGAGTTCATCCCACATTGACAGAAACATCCTGCTAGTCTTGACAGGACAGCATGTGGAGATGTTTGACGTTGAGTTTCGTGAACTCTATGCCATCTCAGAGGAAGTTAATTTCTACAAGGAGCTGGGTATTGCTAACCCATTCCTTCATGGAATTGGGAAGCCAGGCCTTCATTCCTCCACCGTGTCTCGGAAGTTCATTAACCCCAAGTATGGTTTAGTGGCAGGAGCAACCCGTGGTGATATGATGCTCTGGGCTTCACGACACAGGCAGGATAATCAGGGGaacatggaaaaggaggaaacaaGTGAGTCAAAGAAACGGTTAAATCAGTTTCTGAATGACTTAGTCACACTGGAGCAAGAGTTCCCAGAAATTTATCCACCTCTGGAGAATGTGAACAAGGTGAATCGGAGCCCTCAGAAACTGTTCTCCCGGTTCCAGATggatctgaaaaataaatccaaatccaGAGAGTCTATTCGTGATGTGAAGAAAGAAGATGCACAGGCCAATTCAAAGCAAGGAAAGCGGTTTGCCAGTGGGCTTTTCAGTCGCAAGGCCAAACGGTCTCCAGGCTCAAGCATTGAGGCCAATTCTTTTGCCAGTGAAGGACATTCAGGAGAAGACCTTGGGAACATGAAACTGGAATATGAGCGGCTCAGCATTGGCCATGCCAGTGTTCGGAGCACTGGAGGCATCTCAGGTAAAACCTCTTTTAAAAGCATATTGTGCTTCTATGTGCCTTAGTTCTCAGTTTGGCTGATTTGTGCAAACGTACTCAACTTAGGCACCTGTGAGTAGATCCTGTTATTTCCTCTATATTAAAATGAGTGGGATCAAAGAAGAGTAGAAGTTATATCAAAGGAAGCATAATTCTGAAGGCAATTTAACGGCAGTCTTATTGTAAGGTTGATACTTCTCATGTAAATGTTTTCTGATACTTCTCAGCAAGCGGAGAAAGGTGAATGTCGTCTTGTGTAAAACAAGTTGCCTGTGCAGTTCTTGAAGTGCACCACCCTGACAGCACTATGTTCAGTGGGTAGCATGGTGCAGACAGATTCCCAGTGTAGCCTCTCCTTTCCTCGTTTGGGCTTAGTCAGGTGTGTTTACTGTGACAAGGTTAGTAGTGGAGAAGAGTGGAAAACGTGTTTATGTTGAGGTGAGGGGGGcaaggagcagagaagagggtgGAAGTCTTTTTAATTTGCTCCTTTATCATCTTCTGAAATGGGGAAGAAGGTCGTGAAAATAGAAGCTATGGAGAAGTACTAGatctcagcttttctttctttgctaacACGTGATTGATATTTTCACCAAGTCCTTCCAAGGCTTCATCCAGTGGAAGACACAAATGATAAAGATTTCTCCCAATTTATGGGTTCATAGCTAACTTCCAAAGTTTTAGATGTTTTGTCAGATTGAAATAAATCTATGGACTATTCAGCCTGGTTGTCTTCCTTTCTCTGGGTGTCAATACATCCTGCGCCAGCAAGAAAATAAACTAGTTCCAGGGAGAAAATTTCTTCTCAACTTGTCTGGCCAGAGACCATTCTGTGCTCTGCTGAATGCAAAATGCAGGCGTAGGGAGACTGAATTCCCTTGAGACTGCCATGATTTGAAATGGAAAGACATTCTCCTgagaccaaaaagaaaagcaaggtatTGGGAAGGTCAACAACAGGGATTGATTAGGTTCTTAGAAATACTTCTGGCTGAATGGACAGATTCAAAAATGCCAAATGAACACCAGAGAGAGGAACTGTAAGTTTATTTATGACTATAGTAGACCCATTTTAGGATGTGTGTTTGGCGTTTGGGGAGGCAGAAGTAAACCCTGGTCTAAAGAGGTCCTCTCTCCAAATCACTTTATGTCTTGAGCACAGACAGTACGCGCTGCTGGGCCCCATTcctcagagacaggaaaaatagAACCGGTGAAGACTTAATAGGGAGATGTACGGGCATTGCCTCTTGGAGGAAGGGACCTGAGGGCTTGCACTACCCTCTAGTGACAGAAGTAGAGAATTGTGTAATCTCTGATTTGTCAGCACTTTACAATATCAGAGATACCCTACGTTTCTCAGTATCAGCTCTTTTAAAGCAGACAGCCCACCATTCCCGCATTGCGATGATGAAATTAGGCCCAGATTAAGGCACGGAAGAGATTGATGTCTGTAGTTGAACAGTGGGATGCTGCGCCCTTCTCCGGGGCGCTGCACAGTCAGGGCAGCGGGGCTGTCCCTGTTCCTTTTACCACAGTGGATCTGTGCCAGACAGTCTGATGTTTGGTCTGGACCATTTCCACAAAGACACTATCATGCTATTATGTTCAAGTTTTATTTATTGCCACTGCTACTTCCTGAGGGCTGCCACCTCTGTCaataaaggggaaggaagaatTGAGAACAGGTGCAGGGAAGGCGCAGAGCTCCAGCACACCAGCCTTCCTGCTGTGCTCTTCCTGACCTGATAAGTCTTTCCAAGCAGTCGGTGCAAGTATTTTTTTGTCTCATGCAAATTGAGAATGCCCGTTCATGGTAGCAgtgggagactccacagcttTTGAAGTATGGTGTAAGTAGACTTAGGTCATCCGGTGTTGTAAAAGGCTGGAGGAAGATCTCTgtttgtgtgttgcttttgaatTGTTTCACTGTTCTTGAGAGAAAGCTTCTCTAGTCTAGTGGTCCCAAAGTGGCATGTGAACAGAGATGGTAGAGGGCACGTTAGAAAGATGGAAACtcatgagaaagaggaaaaaaaagagttaccaCTGGGGATCCTGCAGCTACTTGATCAGTAGGATGTGCTTCATTAGGATTTAATAAAAAACTCTTGAACATGGGCATGGAATAGAGTTCCAGCTTCAAGATAAAGATAGGAGGCACTTTGTTCTTGGGTAACTGTAGGGCCATCTTAGTTTTGAAAGTTTAAGTTGTCTTTGAGCAGGTCTAGTAAAAACTGATGCTGTGATACTCTGGGTGACAGAAGGGAGGTCAGAAGTGGAAATGAAGGAGGGGGAAGGTGCTTGGTACGCAGGCAGGTTAGGATGCAATTATTCAGAGATTCACAGTTTGAAATAGCTGCCCTTACCTTTTGTAAAGATTAAACAGCACACTTAAGCCCTGTGGGCCTGCCTGCGCGCACATCCTCCAAAGTCACTATTAATTCTGTAGTACCACAGAGACGCATCCCACCTTGCAAATGCGTAGAGAGACCAGATCCACACCCCGAGTAGCTCGTAGAGTAATTGAAAGACATTATTCAAGCAGGCTAAAGGTCAGGTTCAGTCTTGTAGGAGCAAATGGCGATGAAGAGAATCCGAAAACTGGGAAGGGAAGTGATGAAAGTGTGTTCTGGGACAGAGTCTGAAAATCTCTCGGGGTATTTACATGCTAGAAAAGGATACCTACAAGTCAGAATTGGTAGTCTGGAAAATACGAGGGCTACAAATAGTAATGCCCCAAACTGAGTGCCCAAATTAACATTCTGAGGTGTTGTCCTAGCACGCTGCACAGAGACTGTGCTTTGTCTTACAAGGCTTTCTTAAACCATATCATCAAATTGACACAACTCTTGAATTTCACTGTTTCCCGCTTAGGAACACAACAGCAGTAGCTCTGAACCTGACCAGAATCTTGTTAATTCTAAGCTGCTGCTGGGCAGACTGTGATCAGCAAAGACACTGACGTCTGTGTGCAGTTTCTGGGAAATACTGCAAGAATCTGAAAGCTGTGTGCCTTTGGAAAGcgctggctttttgttttgttttcagccctGCAAGAAGCAAAGTGGGCTCGCTCAGAAGGGTCTGCTCTCCTGAGTTGCTCCATACATCGGCCTTCGCTCCTCACGAGTATTGGCTGCAGAACACATACACTTAATAGCAGGATTTTGTGTTTCACTTGGGTGCTTCTTGCAACAAGAAATGGGATTTACACGGGGCACTGCAATACCACAGAAATAGCTGCTTAGTTATCACCAGTGTTTTTCAGCTGAAGTGGGATCATGAACGGGTGGTAACTGGAATTTTCAGCCTCTTTtctaaagagaaagagaggaatatTGTTCAGTGCATACAAGCAGGGTGTTTGCTCTAACTTTAGCACTATCTGTAGAAAAAGGTCAGAAGACAAGAGTAGAAATTGAGAGGAATAAAGGAGTTGGGAGTTGAGATTAAGGAGAGAACAGACacttttgaaagtaaaaatgagGGTCCCGAATGTGATACAGACAGGGAGGGGAACAGGGGTGGTGAGGAGATAGCATTAATGATAAACTGAGCAATAACATACAAAATTGAGTCAATAGGGGGACAGGAGGTAGAATGAAATGCCATAGGGAGATGTGGGGAGGAGGCAGTAGCATCCAGAGCAGCCACAGAAGTGAGGGCAGGTTTGCAGTGCAGCCTCCCACATGGATATTAACAAGTTGCAGTGTGGAAGAAGGTtgagagaaggagggggagaggagagagctcAGCTCTTCCCCGTCACCTACAGATGAGGAAAACATTGATCAAATACCCACAAGCAAGAGAGTGGCATGTGAAATGATTCACTGGAAGCCCAGTTCAGAGGCAGTGCTTGGGTTGAAAGCTCCCTCAGCTTAGCAGGGTTGAGACTTCTCAGTAGCACCGTGACCTGTGGCAGTTTCCCCTCTCCATTCTCACCCAGGCTCCAACCGCTTGGGAGATGCACATGTACCTTCCTTCTGTACAAATACGTGAGCGGGGCCTGTCCTTGTTCAGAGTGACTGCAGGCCACGTGGCAGCCGCTCTCAGTACGTTCTGCCCTGGGCTATAGGTCATATGggccttgctgagctcagagcaCAGCAGAGTTCCCCGACTTGCAAAAGCCTCTGCAAACACACTTTAGTgcagtgcttgaaaaaaaatacgCTGGGGCATCCAGACTAACAGTTGGATGTAATGAAGGAGATCAGACAGGAGTGCAAGCATTGAAAAGTACAGATACTGGGAGCAGAGGAATCCATAGCGTGAGCAATGAAAAAAACTAAGATGATAAAAACTTGGGGCAGCGTACTGTGCTACTTAAGTGAGAGACCCTGAGGCCTCGGGatttgttttgcaaaggaaatggTGGAAATTCTGGCACTTGAGATGTTTAAAATGTGGGATGTGAAAAAAACTCTACTGAGAATGTGTGTGGGTATCAAATGGATGATATGACCTgactctctctccccctccccaccccccccaccatccctcACTCTTTGGAAAACCTCCCACCCAAGTCATGGCcagactgttttctgtttttcagtgccAACTGGGACCTGAGGATACCACTGAAGCTGGCCTGGGTACAGGCCAAAGCCTGGAAGTACTTCTCCAGTGTTTTTTCCCACAGTATACTCTGAATTTGCTCTTATTTTAATGTCTCTTCATTTCACAGTAGTAGGAAATAAAACCATGAGAGAGTGCAGAGTAACGTAGATCTAACACAAGGTGTAGAGTAAATAATGAGAGACGACTGAAGTGTCAGTCCAAACTTTATACAGGTCATATTTACTTAACAttacttttaacttcttttcatTCCAGGTAACGTGGGTCCAAACTCCACTACAAGTGATAAAAACAAACCATCCGCCTGTGTGTTATCTTGATTGGGAAGGATTGTCGGGAGAACTGAAGACTAAACAAGCTGGAACAGTAACCTCTTGATTGATTTTGAACCTACAGCCACGTCCTCACGCAGTGGTCTGTCAAGCCACCGCGTGGTCCTGGATGCACCCGGCACCCCCAGTTAAAGCACATGTACTGGATGAAGCGTAGACTTTGGATGGTCGGTCCCTTGAACGAGGGTTAGTGATGAATGTATTAGTCCATATGTCTGTGTGCACACATATGCTATGTATAAAAACAACTGTGATGAGTGGTCTCAGAGCTCGCTCTGTGTCCAGATAAATGCAGGAGATTTTCTGACTTACTTGTGCTGCTACTTCAGTCTGTCTAGCTACAGACTCAGAATCACTGTGTTGCATTGTTTACTCTACTGCACTGCAGAAATGTATTGGTCTGACTGGCTGGAAGGCTAAATCCAATCGAAGTGGCAAATTCTGGGTGAAATAGGGATGTTTGCAGAGAATGTAGCCAGCCTTTGTCCACAAGGAGTCTTCCTGTAGATTCCTGTTGTCACTTATCCACACAAAAATGAGTGGTCAGGGAGAAGGGTTTAGCTAGCAGAGACCAATAGATTAGTATCTTAACTGTTTCATGTCATAAATATAGCAGTTGAACAAAGTGATTTAGCAAGAATAtagtaaagagaaaaaatggaataTAGGGGGATGTTTAACCTGCGGTTCTGACTGGGTCAGGAGAAATGCCTTAAAAGGGGGACTGAGCAGGATCTGGGAGCAATAATGCAGCCTTCAGTGGCTGTTAGAAAATTCTTTTTGTTGCTAATTCACCAATACTTTACCATTCATGGAAACTGAATGATTAAGGAGTACATCTTTGGGGGTTGAAAGAGGAAGCAGCGGAGGCATAGAAGCTttacaaatgtttcttttttttctttttgttaaccTTTCCAAACTCTAAATCATGCCAAAATCGAAAGCTTTGATCCATAAGAAGTGCTGCATGCAATCATACCAAAGACCATCTAATCTGCTATCCTGTCTCTGAGGATAGCCCGTAACAGGTGATCACAGAAGCATAAAATATAAAGCTTGTATACAGAGGTCTTTCTCTGACACCCTTCCAGAAGCCTGTGAACTTCCTGAACTGGCAGTTCCTTCTGGACCTGGCCTTAAtgaatgcactttttaaaaatccttttctacTTCTGGCCTCCACAGTGTTCTGTGGCAACGAACCCTGAGTTCATTGTGTGGTATGAAAAAGAACTGTTTTCAG
Encoded here:
- the FAM83F gene encoding protein FAM83F → MAESQVLLLDESHVNEKVTEAQARFYYSEEQRRALEVLVTRGEAAYREALRKEQLRDFLSSRELQALRGSWRGYDDPREGGKVVRGPGGETLSLAYWPDCSDTEVPPLDLGWTDKTFYRGISRVALFTHPRKEENAPHLKEVVREMIQQAQKIIAVVMDVFTDRDIFRDIVDAAYKRWIPVYIILDEEGVKLFLEMCRCLDLSDLQIRNIRIRSVTGVGFYMPAGKIRGTLASRFLMVDGEKVATGSYSFTWSSSHIDRNILLVLTGQHVEMFDVEFRELYAISEEVNFYKELGIANPFLHGIGKPGLHSSTVSRKFINPKYGLVAGATRGDMMLWASRHRQDNQGNMEKEETSESKKRLNQFLNDLVTLEQEFPEIYPPLENVNKVNRSPQKLFSRFQMDLKNKSKSRESIRDVKKEDAQANSKQGKRFASGLFSRKAKRSPGSSIEANSFASEGHSGEDLGNMKLEYERLSIGHASVRSTGGISGNVGPNSTTSDKNKPSACVLS